In Phyllopteryx taeniolatus isolate TA_2022b chromosome 1, UOR_Ptae_1.2, whole genome shotgun sequence, the following proteins share a genomic window:
- the si:dkey-32e6.6 gene encoding extracellular matrix protein 2 isoform X2, whose translation MGSARLVAERGDGHLLMQTEEQHQDPRNLKAARQKRAAWCKRKHAATVDSFAYRIAGLGRPLAGWRMNKKGADVSSTFMAVLKELHAEKRRLMDPEKAQGKEEEDDDDDDDDDDDDDDDDDDDDDDDDDEEEEEEDEEEEEEEEEEGAEEGEEEEGEEEGGEEESTQAPSNQTETNNISPESRCQTDKSEISCRDVGMTRLPIIRNPEATKLDVGENNIRVIPPDIFSGLPKLEELDLSKNQLDDDSFSRNPLSNLTAVKKLNLDGNRLTMIPTLPPSLEELSVNSNELHTLAPHGFTGLLNLLNLELEGNGLHEGGVSPKAFKPLKRLLHLKLEKNRFRSLPQGLPRSLQTLKMAENLIGQLTEEALRGCGHLETLDLGHNLLRDEGLSELVWTRLRRLEALDLSSNQLTSVPMNLPRRLLKLNVQQNNISCIPALIFGHLRPGLQSLRLSHNALRNEGIERGSFVGTFRSLAELLLDDNHLGEVPHWVRQFKNLQVLRLDNNYIRLLRQWGVCHPRNSGSTLASVHLENNLLVPEKIPSNVFNCLTDTQGLVIYPQREDFPEI comes from the exons GACAAAAGAGAGCAGCCTGGTGCAAGAGGAAACATGCAGCCACAGTGGACTCCTTCGCATATAGAATA GCAGGTTTGGGGCGACCCCTGGCGGGATGGAGGATGAACAAAAAAGGAGCAGATGTGAGCAGCACCTTCATGGCTGTACTGAAGGAGCTTCATGCTGAGAAGAGGCGGCTAATGGATCCAGAGAAAGCACaggggaaggaggaggaagatgatgacgatgacgacgacgatgacgacgatgacgatgacgacgacgatgatgacgacgatgatgacgacgacgaggaggaagaagaagaagatgaggag gaagaggaagaggaggaggaagaaggagcagaagaaggggaagaagaggaaggcgaggaggagggaggagaagAAGAGTCAACTCAAGCTCCCAGCAACCAGACTGAAACAAACAACATCTCGCCTGAGTCTCGGTGTCAGACTGACAAGAGCGAAATCAGCTGCAGGGACGTGGGCATGACTCGCCTGCCAATCATCCGCAACCCGGAGGCCACCAAGCTGGATGTGGGAg AGAACAACATCAGAGTCATTCCTCCGGACATTTTCTCTGGCCTGCCAAAACTGGAAGAGCTGGACTTGAGCAAAAACCAGCTGGATGATGATTCATTCAGCCGAAACCCGCTGTCT AACTTGACCGCTGTGAAGAAGCTGAACTTAGACGGCAACCGGCTCACAATGATCCCAACGCTGCCACCGTCGCTCGAAGAACTGAGCGTGAACAGCAACGAGCTCCATACCCTCGCACCTCACGGGTTCACAG GTTTGCTGAACCTCTTGAACCTGGAACTGGAAGGGAACGGTCTGCACGAGGGCGGCGTGTCGCCGAAAGCATTCAAACCTCTCAAGAGGCTTCTTCACCTCAAGCTGGAGAAAAACCGTTTCCGCTCTCTCCCCCAGGGTCTTCCCCGCTCTCTGCAG ACATTAAAAATGGCTGAGAATCTGATAGGGCAGTTGACGGAAGAGGCACTGAGGGGCTGCGGTCATTTGGAAACGCTTGACCTCGGTCATAACCTCCTGCGTGATGAAGGCCTTTCCGAACTTGTCTGGACACGCCTTAG aagACTCGAAGCCCTCGATCTCTCTTCCAACCAGCTGACATCTGTGCCCATGAATCTGCCTCGCCGTCTCCTAAAACTGAACGTCCAACAAAACAACATCAGCTGCATCCCCGCTCTCATCTTTGGCCACCTGCGGCCTGGACTGCAGTCACTTCGTCTATCCCACAACGCCTTGAGGAACGAGGGTATTGAGCGGGGGTCTTTTGTCGGAACGTTCCGCTCGCTTGCTGAGCTCCTGTTGGACGACAACCATCTGGGGGAGGTCCCTCATTGGGTTCGACAGTTTAAGAACCTGCAAGTCCTGAGGCTGGACAACAACTACATCAG GCTGCTGAGGCAGTGGGGTGTGTGTCATCCCCGTAATTCTGGCTCCACCTTGGCTTCAGTCCACCTAGAAAATAACCTGCTGGTGCCCGAGAAGATTCCCTCAAATGTCTTCAATTGTCTTACGGACACTCAGGGACTCGTTATCTATCCGCAACGGGAGGATTTTCCAGAAATCTAG
- the si:dkey-32e6.6 gene encoding extracellular matrix protein 2 isoform X3, translating into MQTEEQHQDPRNLKAARQKRAAWCKRKHAATVDSFAYRIAGLGRPLAGWRMNKKGADVSSTFMAVLKELHAEKRRLMDPEKAQGKEEEDDDDDDDDDDDDDDDDDDDDDDDDDEEEEEEDEEEEEEEEEEGAEEGEEEEGEEEGGEEESTQAPSNQTETNNISPESRCQTDKSEISCRDVGMTRLPIIRNPEATKLDVGENNIRVIPPDIFSGLPKLEELDLSKNQLDDDSFSRNPLSNLTAVKKLNLDGNRLTMIPTLPPSLEELSVNSNELHTLAPHGFTGLLNLLNLELEGNGLHEGGVSPKAFKPLKRLLHLKLEKNRFRSLPQGLPRSLQTLKMAENLIGQLTEEALRGCGHLETLDLGHNLLRDEGLSELVWTRLRRLEALDLSSNQLTSVPMNLPRRLLKLNVQQNNISCIPALIFGHLRPGLQSLRLSHNALRNEGIERGSFVGTFRSLAELLLDDNHLGEVPHWVRQFKNLQVLRLDNNYIRLLRQWGVCHPRNSGSTLASVHLENNLLVPEKIPSNVFNCLTDTQGLVIYPQREDFPEI; encoded by the exons GACAAAAGAGAGCAGCCTGGTGCAAGAGGAAACATGCAGCCACAGTGGACTCCTTCGCATATAGAATA GCAGGTTTGGGGCGACCCCTGGCGGGATGGAGGATGAACAAAAAAGGAGCAGATGTGAGCAGCACCTTCATGGCTGTACTGAAGGAGCTTCATGCTGAGAAGAGGCGGCTAATGGATCCAGAGAAAGCACaggggaaggaggaggaagatgatgacgatgacgacgacgatgacgacgatgacgatgacgacgacgatgatgacgacgatgatgacgacgacgaggaggaagaagaagaagatgaggag gaagaggaagaggaggaggaagaaggagcagaagaaggggaagaagaggaaggcgaggaggagggaggagaagAAGAGTCAACTCAAGCTCCCAGCAACCAGACTGAAACAAACAACATCTCGCCTGAGTCTCGGTGTCAGACTGACAAGAGCGAAATCAGCTGCAGGGACGTGGGCATGACTCGCCTGCCAATCATCCGCAACCCGGAGGCCACCAAGCTGGATGTGGGAg AGAACAACATCAGAGTCATTCCTCCGGACATTTTCTCTGGCCTGCCAAAACTGGAAGAGCTGGACTTGAGCAAAAACCAGCTGGATGATGATTCATTCAGCCGAAACCCGCTGTCT AACTTGACCGCTGTGAAGAAGCTGAACTTAGACGGCAACCGGCTCACAATGATCCCAACGCTGCCACCGTCGCTCGAAGAACTGAGCGTGAACAGCAACGAGCTCCATACCCTCGCACCTCACGGGTTCACAG GTTTGCTGAACCTCTTGAACCTGGAACTGGAAGGGAACGGTCTGCACGAGGGCGGCGTGTCGCCGAAAGCATTCAAACCTCTCAAGAGGCTTCTTCACCTCAAGCTGGAGAAAAACCGTTTCCGCTCTCTCCCCCAGGGTCTTCCCCGCTCTCTGCAG ACATTAAAAATGGCTGAGAATCTGATAGGGCAGTTGACGGAAGAGGCACTGAGGGGCTGCGGTCATTTGGAAACGCTTGACCTCGGTCATAACCTCCTGCGTGATGAAGGCCTTTCCGAACTTGTCTGGACACGCCTTAG aagACTCGAAGCCCTCGATCTCTCTTCCAACCAGCTGACATCTGTGCCCATGAATCTGCCTCGCCGTCTCCTAAAACTGAACGTCCAACAAAACAACATCAGCTGCATCCCCGCTCTCATCTTTGGCCACCTGCGGCCTGGACTGCAGTCACTTCGTCTATCCCACAACGCCTTGAGGAACGAGGGTATTGAGCGGGGGTCTTTTGTCGGAACGTTCCGCTCGCTTGCTGAGCTCCTGTTGGACGACAACCATCTGGGGGAGGTCCCTCATTGGGTTCGACAGTTTAAGAACCTGCAAGTCCTGAGGCTGGACAACAACTACATCAG GCTGCTGAGGCAGTGGGGTGTGTGTCATCCCCGTAATTCTGGCTCCACCTTGGCTTCAGTCCACCTAGAAAATAACCTGCTGGTGCCCGAGAAGATTCCCTCAAATGTCTTCAATTGTCTTACGGACACTCAGGGACTCGTTATCTATCCGCAACGGGAGGATTTTCCAGAAATCTAG